A single window of Clostridia bacterium DNA harbors:
- a CDS encoding anti-sigma factor antagonist (This anti-anti-sigma factor, or anti-sigma factor antagonist, belongs to a family that includes characterized members SpoIIAA, RsbV, RsfA, and RsfB.): MRLERELVGDRLVVRLEGDLDVRSAETFRRSVDEWLDATNAKGLIVNMTAAGFVDSTGLGALLGRYRRLQGARRSMVLVAPPAGTLAVLELAGIPSLMPIVSSEAEALEVAVG; the protein is encoded by the coding sequence TTGCGGCTTGAGCGCGAACTCGTCGGCGACCGCCTCGTCGTCCGGCTCGAAGGCGACCTGGACGTCCGCAGCGCGGAGACGTTCCGGCGGAGCGTGGACGAGTGGCTGGACGCCACGAACGCAAAGGGCCTCATCGTCAACATGACCGCGGCGGGATTCGTGGACAGCACGGGCCTGGGCGCCCTCTTGGGGCGGTACCGCAGGTTGCAGGGCGCGCGCCGCTCGATGGTGCTGGTGGCGCCTCCTGCCGGCACGCTGGCCGTGCTGGAGCTGGCCGGCATCCCCAGCCTCATGCCGATCGTGTCGAGCGAAGCCGAGGCGCTGGAGGTGGCCGTGGGATGA
- a CDS encoding anti-sigma F factor — protein MSERDNHLTLEMPSLAANVGVARVSLAAFASQLDFTLAELEELKVAVSEAVTNCVLHAYPERPGKVRIEAWIEDGEVGVRVQDWGVGIEDVEQARQAAYTSSDDPDHLGLGFTFMENFMDRVEVWSQPGAGTVVTMTKRPRMAALQPANGEERQA, from the coding sequence ATGAGCGAACGTGACAACCACTTGACGCTGGAGATGCCCAGCCTCGCCGCGAACGTCGGCGTGGCGCGCGTCAGCCTCGCGGCGTTCGCGAGCCAGCTGGACTTCACGCTCGCCGAGCTGGAGGAGCTGAAGGTCGCCGTCTCCGAGGCGGTGACGAACTGCGTGCTGCATGCCTATCCGGAGCGGCCGGGCAAGGTGCGGATCGAAGCGTGGATCGAGGACGGCGAGGTGGGGGTCCGCGTGCAGGATTGGGGCGTCGGCATCGAGGACGTCGAGCAGGCCCGCCAGGCCGCCTACACGTCGTCCGACGACCCCGACCACCTGGGCCTCGGCTTCACGTTCATGGAGAACTTCATGGACCGGGTGGAGGTGTGGTCGCAGCCCGGCGCGGGCACCGTCGTCACGATGACGAAGCGCCCGCGCATGGCCGCGCTTCAGCCGGCGAACGGCGAGGAGCGTCAGGCGTGA
- a CDS encoding D-alanyl-D-alanine carboxypeptidase — MPRLGAWWRRFGPLALAIAVTCAAFPPAALAEGNVTAQAPGAPEIASPSAVLMDANSGDILLAKNPHDKRNPASVTKLMTLAVLYDAVANGEVHWDDTVTASEHAASMGGSQVFLSPGETFSLKEMTAAVAVASANDAAMAVAEHVAGSEEAFVKRMQALAEKIGMKDSSFRNPHGLDADGHVMSAYDIALLSRYLVTHHPEILELTRTWMAPFRAPPREFILVSTNTFLKRYPGVDGLKTGWTSQAGWSVSITAVRGSTRLIAVVLGASTSDQRWADVRKMLDWGFANFETVPVAKAGQVLRAVAVDKGVVRQVAAVSPEAVAVTVRKGQRERVTQEVSLPARVEAPVAAGQRLGTITVKVDGKVVRQQPLVAAEASARAGYGLLFRRILEAAWPW, encoded by the coding sequence GTGCCTCGTCTTGGTGCATGGTGGCGTCGGTTCGGGCCCCTGGCCCTCGCGATCGCCGTGACGTGCGCCGCGTTTCCGCCCGCGGCCCTCGCCGAGGGAAACGTGACCGCGCAAGCGCCCGGCGCGCCCGAGATCGCGTCGCCGTCCGCCGTGCTCATGGACGCCAACTCCGGCGACATCCTGCTGGCGAAGAACCCGCATGACAAACGCAACCCGGCGAGCGTGACGAAACTGATGACGCTCGCCGTGCTCTATGACGCCGTCGCGAACGGGGAGGTCCACTGGGACGACACCGTCACGGCCAGCGAGCACGCGGCGAGCATGGGCGGCTCTCAGGTGTTCCTGTCCCCTGGGGAGACGTTCTCTCTCAAGGAGATGACGGCAGCCGTCGCGGTGGCCTCGGCCAACGACGCCGCGATGGCGGTGGCCGAGCACGTCGCGGGCTCGGAAGAGGCCTTCGTGAAGCGCATGCAGGCGCTCGCCGAGAAGATCGGGATGAAGGACTCTTCCTTTCGCAACCCGCATGGCCTGGACGCGGACGGTCACGTCATGAGCGCGTACGACATCGCGCTGCTGTCGCGCTATCTCGTGACCCACCACCCGGAGATCCTCGAGCTCACCCGCACGTGGATGGCGCCGTTCCGGGCCCCGCCGCGGGAGTTCATCCTCGTCAGCACGAACACGTTCCTCAAACGCTACCCTGGCGTCGACGGCCTGAAGACCGGCTGGACGAGCCAGGCCGGCTGGAGCGTGAGCATCACGGCCGTGCGCGGCTCGACGCGCCTGATCGCGGTCGTCTTGGGCGCGTCGACATCGGACCAGCGCTGGGCGGATGTCCGCAAGATGCTGGACTGGGGCTTCGCCAACTTTGAAACGGTCCCCGTGGCGAAGGCGGGCCAGGTGCTGCGCGCCGTCGCCGTCGACAAGGGCGTGGTGCGCCAGGTGGCGGCCGTCAGCCCCGAAGCCGTGGCCGTGACGGTGCGGAAGGGGCAACGCGAGCGCGTCACGCAGGAGGTCAGCCTGCCCGCGCGCGTCGAGGCCCCGGTGGCCGCAGGGCAGAGGCTCGGCACGATCACGGTCAAGGTCGACGGCAAGGTGGTCCGGCAACAACCGCTGGTGGCGGCCGAAGCGAGCGCGAGGGCGGGCTATGGGCTGCTGTTCCGTCGCATTCTGGAGGCCGCCTGGCCCTGGTAG
- a CDS encoding L-seryl-tRNA(Sec) selenium transferase: protein MTAPGLRDLPAVHDLLAHPAVAAWADRIAAPVRTRLAQALVGEWRERLRSGEEVVLPAGASFRDVLGQALAARLESLWRGRLRRVINATGVVLHTNLGRAPLPEAALEAVAALRGYWNLEFDLEEGERGDRSDLVADLLRVLTGAEACLVVNNNAAAVLLLLAAVASGREVVVSRGELVEIGGSFRVPEVMAASGAILREVGTTNRTYARDYERALGPSTAALLKVHRSNFTLAGFTHDASLEELAALGRERGLPVLFDLGSGALAPEFVPALSGEPTVAEALAAGADVVTFSGDKLLGGPQCGIIAGRADLVRACARHPLYRALRVDKVTLAMLTATLRAYLHPDNARAEIPALAMLAMPAEALAARARALAARLREALGPAAGVDTRAGASVAGGGSAPAREMPTTVVAVRPVRLGAAEAARRLRRGDPAVVVRVAGEAILVDPRTLDPDDDDAIVLAFARALSPGESSRAPG, encoded by the coding sequence GTGACGGCGCCGGGCCTGCGCGACCTCCCCGCGGTTCATGACCTGCTCGCGCACCCGGCCGTCGCGGCCTGGGCCGACCGCATCGCCGCGCCGGTCCGCACGCGGCTCGCTCAGGCTTTGGTCGGCGAGTGGCGGGAGCGGCTCCGCTCGGGAGAGGAGGTCGTGCTGCCCGCGGGCGCCTCGTTTCGCGATGTCCTCGGCCAGGCGCTCGCCGCCCGTCTGGAATCGCTGTGGCGCGGCCGGCTGCGCCGGGTGATCAACGCCACGGGAGTGGTCCTGCACACCAACCTCGGCCGCGCCCCCCTCCCGGAGGCCGCGCTGGAGGCTGTCGCGGCGCTGAGGGGATACTGGAACCTCGAATTCGACCTCGAAGAGGGGGAACGGGGCGACCGCAGCGACCTCGTCGCCGACCTCCTCCGCGTCCTGACCGGGGCCGAGGCGTGCCTCGTCGTCAACAACAACGCGGCGGCCGTCCTCCTGCTGCTCGCCGCGGTCGCGTCCGGGCGCGAGGTCGTCGTGTCGCGCGGCGAGCTCGTGGAGATCGGCGGCTCGTTCCGCGTGCCCGAGGTCATGGCGGCGTCGGGCGCGATTCTTCGCGAAGTCGGCACCACCAACCGAACGTACGCGCGCGACTACGAGCGGGCGCTGGGCCCGTCGACGGCGGCGCTGCTCAAGGTGCACCGCAGCAACTTCACCCTTGCGGGCTTCACGCACGACGCGTCGCTCGAGGAGTTGGCTGCCCTCGGGCGGGAGCGGGGTCTGCCCGTGCTGTTCGATCTCGGCAGCGGCGCGCTGGCGCCCGAATTCGTGCCGGCGCTTTCCGGCGAACCGACGGTCGCGGAGGCGCTGGCGGCCGGCGCGGACGTCGTCACCTTCTCCGGCGACAAGCTCCTCGGCGGCCCGCAGTGCGGCATCATCGCAGGGCGGGCGGATCTCGTCCGCGCCTGCGCGCGCCACCCGCTCTACCGCGCGCTGCGCGTCGACAAGGTCACGCTCGCGATGTTGACCGCCACCCTGCGCGCGTACCTGCATCCGGACAACGCGCGGGCCGAGATCCCCGCGCTCGCCATGCTCGCGATGCCGGCGGAAGCGCTGGCGGCGCGCGCGCGGGCGCTGGCGGCCCGGTTGCGCGAGGCCCTGGGCCCGGCTGCCGGCGTCGACACGCGCGCCGGCGCATCGGTCGCGGGCGGCGGCTCGGCGCCGGCCCGAGAGATGCCCACCACGGTCGTCGCCGTGCGGCCCGTGCGCCTCGGCGCCGCGGAGGCGGCGCGCCGGCTGCGCCGCGGGGATCCGGCGGTCGTCGTGCGCGTCGCCGGGGAAGCGATTCTTGTGGACCCGCGCACGCTGGATCCGGACGACGACGACGCGATCGTTCTCGCTTTCGCGCGCGCGCTGTCGCCCGGCGAATCGTCCCGCGCGCCCGGCTAA